One window of the Gopherus evgoodei ecotype Sinaloan lineage unplaced genomic scaffold, rGopEvg1_v1.p scaffold_36_arrow_ctg1, whole genome shotgun sequence genome contains the following:
- the LOC115641912 gene encoding olfactory receptor 52B2-like, with protein MTCNDKDLEQAIFILVGILGLETFPCWIAIQLCSMRVLTLLGNCTMLLIIKTEVSLLTPMYFFLSMLAINDPLIITSTLPKMLSILRLDSQLISFNTCLLQLYFTHTSHIIKSGTPLATACVPTLRLPYCFQQVIPRTHCKPTAGVKLACADTGLSQIYGISVALLVVGLDMILVATTYSVILRVVFTLLLSEANGKALATCTAYLCTLLVLCTSPLFTFLTHCINRDMPPYSHILLVSIYLLVLPLVNPLVCGMKTKKIRDRVSNIVNHGQKTAAKP; from the coding sequence ATGACCTGCAATGACAAGGACCTAGAACAGGCCATCTTCATCCTAGTTGGCATCCTTGGGCTGGAGACCTTTCCCTGCTGGATTGCCATCCAGCTCTGCTCCATGAGAGTCCTGACCCTCCTAGGGAACTGCACAATGCTGCTCATCATCAAGACAGAGGTGAGCCTCCTCAcacccatgtactttttcctctcTATGCTGGCCATCAATGACCCACTGATCATCACCTCCACCCTGCCCAAAATGCTCAGCATCCTCAGACTGGATTCCCAGTTGATCAGCTTCAACACTTGCCTGCTGCAGTTGTATTTCACCCACACCTCCCACATCATCAAATCTGGCACCCCCTTGGCCACAGCCTGCGTCCCCACCTTGAGGCTGCCCTACTGCTTCCAGCAGGTCATCCCACGCACCCACTGCAAGCCCACAGCCGGGGTGAAGCTGGCATGTGCAGACACCGGACTCAGCCAGATCTACGGTATCTCCGTGGCACTGCTGGTGGTGGGGCTGGACATGATACTTGTTGCCACCACCTACTCCGTCATCCTCAGGGTTGTCTTCACACTCTTGTTGAGTGAGGCTAACGGTAAGGCCCTGGCAACCTGCACAGCCTACCTCTGCACCCTCCTGGTTTTATGCACATCTCCCCTCTTCACCTTCCTGACCCACTGCATCAACAGAGACATGCCCCCTTATAGCCACATCCTGCTGGTGAGCATCTACCTCCTGGTGCTGCCCCTGGTAAATCCGCTGGTGTGTGGCATGAAGACCAAGAAGATCCGTGACCGGGTGAGCAACATTGTCAACCATGGCCAGAAGACAGCTGCAAAGCCTTAA